In Clostridium sp. JN-1, one genomic interval encodes:
- the fusA gene encoding elongation factor G produces the protein MEREYPLEKFRNIGIMAHIDAGKTTTTERILFYTGKTHKIGEVHEGQATMDWMVQEQERGITITSAATTCMWKDHVINIIDTPGHVDFTVEVERSLRVLDGAVTVLDAKGGVEPQTETVWRQADNYSVPRMVYVNKMDSTGADFYMCVNMLRDRLHCNAVPIQIPIGAEDKFKGIVDLIKNEAIIYEDDLGTVMDEVAIPDDLKDKAAEYRTALIEAVAEQDEELMMKYLDGEELTEEEIKATLRKATIANEMVPVVCGSSYKNKGVQPMIDAVIAYMPSPLDIPPIKGTIPETGEPTERPASDDEPLSALAFKIATDPFVGKLAFTRVYSGIMKSGTYVYNSTKGKRERIGRLVKMHSNHRQEVEELRAGELGAIVGLKETTTGNTLCDEEHPIVLESMEFPEPVIDIAIEPKTKASQEKMGIALAKLAEEDPTFKTWTDQETGQTIIAGMGELHLEIIVDRLQREFKVECNVGEPQVAYKETIRKTVKAEGKFVRQSGGHGQYGDCWIEMIPTEEGYSFENAIVGGAIPKEYIQPIDNGIQEASKSGIVAGYPVINFKVKLFDGSYHDVDSSEMAFKIAASMAFKNAMGKADPALLEPVEKVEVTTPEEYMGDVMGDINSRRGRIEGMEPRSGAQVIRAFVPLSEMFGYATVLRSRTQGRGVYSMAFDHYEEVPKSIQEKITGDRNK, from the coding sequence GTGGAAAGAGAATATCCATTAGAAAAATTCCGTAATATTGGAATAATGGCACACATTGATGCCGGAAAAACTACTACTACTGAACGTATACTTTTTTATACAGGAAAAACTCATAAAATAGGAGAAGTTCATGAAGGTCAAGCAACAATGGACTGGATGGTTCAGGAACAAGAAAGAGGTATAACAATAACTTCTGCAGCAACTACTTGTATGTGGAAAGACCATGTAATAAACATAATAGATACACCAGGACACGTGGATTTCACAGTAGAAGTTGAAAGATCACTTAGAGTTCTAGACGGAGCAGTTACAGTATTAGATGCAAAGGGTGGTGTTGAACCACAGACTGAAACTGTATGGAGACAGGCAGATAATTATTCAGTACCTAGAATGGTATACGTAAATAAAATGGACTCAACAGGTGCAGATTTTTACATGTGCGTGAACATGTTAAGAGATAGATTACATTGTAATGCAGTTCCAATTCAAATTCCAATAGGTGCAGAAGATAAATTCAAAGGAATAGTAGATCTTATTAAAAATGAAGCTATTATATATGAAGACGACCTTGGAACTGTTATGGATGAAGTTGCAATTCCAGATGATTTAAAGGATAAGGCAGCTGAATATAGAACAGCATTAATAGAAGCAGTAGCTGAACAAGATGAAGAATTAATGATGAAATATCTTGATGGAGAAGAGTTAACAGAAGAAGAAATCAAAGCAACACTTAGAAAAGCTACAATAGCAAATGAAATGGTTCCAGTTGTTTGCGGATCATCATACAAAAATAAAGGTGTTCAACCAATGATAGATGCAGTTATTGCTTATATGCCATCACCATTAGATATACCACCAATAAAAGGAACAATTCCTGAAACTGGTGAACCAACAGAGAGACCAGCATCAGATGATGAACCATTATCAGCTTTAGCATTCAAAATTGCTACTGATCCATTTGTAGGAAAACTAGCTTTCACTAGAGTTTATTCTGGAATAATGAAGAGTGGTACATATGTATATAACTCAACAAAAGGCAAGAGGGAAAGAATAGGAAGACTAGTTAAAATGCATTCAAATCACAGACAAGAAGTAGAAGAACTTAGAGCAGGTGAATTGGGAGCAATAGTTGGATTAAAAGAAACTACAACAGGTAATACACTTTGTGATGAAGAACATCCAATTGTACTTGAAAGTATGGAATTTCCTGAACCAGTTATAGATATAGCTATTGAGCCTAAGACAAAAGCAAGCCAAGAAAAGATGGGTATAGCTTTAGCAAAGCTTGCAGAAGAAGATCCAACATTTAAGACATGGACAGATCAAGAGACAGGTCAAACAATTATAGCTGGTATGGGAGAACTTCACTTAGAGATAATTGTTGATAGACTTCAGAGGGAATTTAAAGTAGAATGTAACGTTGGTGAACCACAGGTTGCATATAAAGAGACAATTAGAAAAACAGTTAAAGCTGAAGGTAAATTTGTTAGACAATCCGGCGGACACGGTCAATATGGTGATTGTTGGATAGAAATGATTCCAACAGAAGAAGGATACTCATTTGAAAATGCCATCGTTGGTGGAGCTATTCCAAAAGAATATATTCAACCAATTGATAATGGTATACAAGAAGCGTCTAAGAGTGGTATAGTAGCAGGATATCCTGTTATTAACTTCAAAGTTAAATTATTTGATGGATCATATCATGATGTCGATTCATCAGAAATGGCATTTAAAATTGCTGCTTCAATGGCATTCAAAAATGCTATGGGTAAAGCAGATCCAGCTTTGCTTGAGCCTGTTGAGAAGGTTGAAGTTACAACACCAGAAGAATACATGGGAGATGTAATGGGAGACATTAACTCTAGAAGAGGTAGAATAGAGGGAATGGAACCAAGATCAGGTGCACAAGTAATTAGAGCATTTGTTCCACTTTCAGAGATGTTTGGTTATGCAACTGTATTGAGATCAAGAACTCAAGGTAGAGGAGTTTACTCAATGGCATTTGATCATTATGAAGAAGTTCCAAAGAGTATACAGGAAAAGATTACTGGAGATAGGAATAAATAA
- the rpsC gene encoding 30S ribosomal protein S3 → MGQKVHPHGLRVGVIKDWDAKWYADGKKFADNLVEDNKIREFVKAKTSAAGVSKIQIERAAKRIKLNIFTAKPGMVIGKGGQGINALKASLQKLISNKNILINIVEVKSAEADAQLMAENIARQLEKRISFRRAMKQTIQRAMRHGVKGVKTSCSGRLGGAEIARNEQYHEGTIPLQTLRADIDYGFDEANTTYGKIGVKVWVYRGEILPTKKAVQNKEKVEA, encoded by the coding sequence ATGGGACAGAAAGTACATCCACACGGTCTAAGAGTTGGGGTAATAAAAGACTGGGATGCTAAATGGTATGCAGATGGTAAAAAATTCGCAGATAATTTAGTAGAAGACAACAAGATTAGAGAATTTGTAAAGGCTAAGACTTCTGCAGCTGGAGTTTCAAAAATACAAATTGAAAGAGCTGCAAAAAGAATAAAGTTAAACATATTTACTGCAAAACCTGGTATGGTTATCGGAAAAGGTGGCCAGGGAATTAATGCATTAAAAGCAAGTCTTCAAAAATTAATAAGCAATAAAAATATATTGATAAATATAGTAGAAGTTAAGAGTGCAGAAGCTGATGCTCAGCTTATGGCTGAAAATATAGCTAGACAGCTTGAAAAGAGAATTTCTTTTAGAAGAGCAATGAAGCAGACAATTCAAAGGGCAATGAGGCACGGAGTTAAAGGAGTTAAAACTTCATGTTCAGGAAGACTTGGAGGAGCAGAAATTGCAAGAAATGAGCAGTATCATGAAGGAACAATTCCACTGCAGACATTAAGAGCAGATATAGATTACGGATTTGATGAAGCAAATACTACCTATGGAAAAATAGGAGTTAAAGTATGGGTTTATAGAGGAGAAATTCTTCCTACTAAGAAAGCTGTACAGAACAAGGAAAAAGTTGAAGCATAG
- the tuf gene encoding elongation factor Tu, with translation MAKEKFERNKPHVNIGTIGHVDHGKTTLTAAITMVLSKEGKASATKYDEIDKAPEEKERGITINTSHVEYETDKRHYAHVDCPGHADYVKNMITGAAQMDGAILVVSAADGPMPQTREHILLASRVGVDYIVVFLNKADQVDDPELIELVEMEVRELLSEYNFPGDDIPIIVGSALKVLENPDDPEATKCIHELMDAVDSYIPTPQRATDKPFLMPVEDVMTITGRGTVATGRVESGVLKVGDEVELVGLKEEKTKTVVTGVEMFRKTLDQAMAGDNIGALLRGIQREDIERGQVLAKPGTVHPHKKFVGQVYVLKKEEGGRHTPFFNGYRPQFYFRTTDVTGSIKLPEGTEMVMPGDHIDMDVDLITPVAMDEGLRFAIREGGRTVGSGVVTKIVE, from the coding sequence ATGGCAAAAGAAAAATTTGAAAGAAATAAGCCGCATGTAAACATAGGAACAATAGGACACGTAGATCATGGTAAGACAACACTTACAGCAGCAATAACAATGGTACTATCCAAAGAAGGAAAAGCATCAGCAACAAAGTATGATGAAATAGATAAAGCACCAGAAGAAAAAGAAAGAGGAATCACAATAAACACATCACACGTAGAATATGAAACAGATAAAAGACATTATGCACACGTAGACTGTCCAGGACATGCTGACTATGTAAAGAACATGATAACAGGAGCAGCACAAATGGATGGAGCAATCCTAGTAGTAAGTGCAGCAGATGGTCCAATGCCGCAAACAAGAGAACATATACTGCTAGCATCAAGAGTTGGAGTTGACTACATAGTAGTATTCTTAAATAAAGCAGACCAAGTAGATGACCCAGAATTAATAGAATTAGTAGAAATGGAAGTAAGAGAATTATTAAGTGAATACAACTTCCCAGGAGATGACATTCCAATAATAGTAGGAAGTGCATTAAAAGTACTAGAGAACCCAGATGATCCAGAAGCAACAAAATGCATACATGAGTTAATGGATGCAGTAGACAGCTATATACCAACACCACAAAGAGCAACAGATAAACCATTCTTAATGCCAGTAGAAGATGTAATGACAATAACAGGAAGAGGAACAGTAGCAACAGGAAGAGTAGAAAGTGGAGTATTAAAAGTTGGAGACGAAGTAGAATTAGTAGGACTTAAGGAAGAAAAGACGAAGACAGTAGTAACAGGAGTAGAAATGTTCAGGAAGACATTAGACCAGGCAATGGCAGGGGATAATATCGGAGCATTATTAAGAGGAATACAAAGAGAAGATATAGAGAGAGGTCAGGTACTTGCAAAACCAGGTACAGTACATCCTCACAAGAAATTTGTAGGTCAGGTATATGTACTTAAGAAAGAAGAAGGCGGAAGACATACACCATTCTTCAATGGATACAGACCGCAATTTTATTTCAGAACAACAGATGTAACAGGATCAATAAAATTACCAGAAGGAACAGAAATGGTAATGCCAGGAGATCACATCGACATGGATGTAGATTTAATAACACCAGTAGCAATGGATGAAGGATTAAGATTTGCAATAAGAGAAGGCGGAAGAACAGTAGGTTCAGGTGTTGTTACCAAGATAGTTGAGTAA
- the rplV gene encoding 50S ribosomal protein L22: MEAKAIAKYVRMSSMKVGVVLDLIRGKDVNEAFAILKYTPKSAAEVVNKVLKSAVANAENNLSLDVDSLYVAEAYACQGPTLKRFRPHAQGRAFRIKKRSSHITVIVKERD; encoded by the coding sequence ATGGAAGCTAAGGCTATAGCTAAATATGTGAGAATGTCCTCAATGAAAGTAGGAGTTGTTCTTGATTTAATAAGAGGTAAAGATGTAAATGAAGCTTTTGCTATATTAAAATATACTCCAAAAAGTGCAGCTGAGGTGGTAAACAAGGTATTAAAATCAGCTGTTGCAAATGCAGAGAATAATTTAAGTTTAGATGTAGATAGCTTATATGTTGCTGAGGCATATGCTTGCCAAGGTCCAACATTAAAGAGATTTAGACCACATGCTCAAGGCAGAGCTTTTAGAATAAAAAAGAGAAGCAGTCATATAACAGTGATTGTTAAGGAAAGAGATTAA
- the rplN gene encoding 50S ribosomal protein L14, whose product MIQQQTVLKVADNSGAKEIMCIRVLGGSKRKWGNIGDIIVASVKSATPGGVVKKGEVVKAVVVRSVKGLRRTDGSYIRFDENAAVIIKDDKQPKGTRIFGPVARELRDKDFTKILSLAPEVL is encoded by the coding sequence ATGATTCAGCAGCAGACGGTATTAAAAGTTGCAGATAATTCTGGTGCTAAGGAAATTATGTGCATAAGAGTATTAGGTGGTTCCAAAAGAAAATGGGGAAACATTGGTGATATTATAGTTGCTAGTGTTAAAAGTGCAACACCAGGCGGAGTTGTTAAAAAAGGTGAAGTTGTTAAAGCAGTTGTAGTAAGATCTGTTAAAGGTCTAAGAAGAACAGACGGTTCATATATAAGATTTGATGAAAATGCCGCTGTTATAATAAAAGATGACAAACAACCAAAAGGAACTCGTATCTTTGGACCAGTAGCAAGAGAGCTAAGGGATAAGGATTTTACAAAAATATTATCGTTAGCACCTGAAGTTTTATAG
- the rplD gene encoding 50S ribosomal protein L4, whose product MPTVGLFNKEGQKIGDVQLSDKVFGVEVNQYAVHQVVVALLANKRQGTQSAKTRAEVSGGGIKPWRQKGTGRARQGSIRAPQWIHGGIVFAVKPRDYRISVPKSMRRVAMKSALTSKVQEQELVVLDNLELEVPKTKEMVKLLNVFGAKKTLIITKESNQNVYRSARNIQGISVLPVNNINVYDLLKYDKLIITKEAVSQIEEVYA is encoded by the coding sequence ATGCCTACAGTAGGATTATTTAACAAAGAAGGTCAAAAAATTGGAGATGTTCAACTTTCAGATAAGGTATTTGGAGTTGAAGTTAATCAATATGCAGTACATCAAGTAGTAGTTGCACTACTTGCAAATAAAAGACAAGGAACTCAATCAGCTAAAACCAGAGCAGAAGTATCTGGAGGCGGAATCAAACCTTGGAGACAAAAAGGTACTGGTAGAGCAAGACAGGGTTCAATAAGAGCTCCACAGTGGATTCATGGTGGTATTGTTTTTGCTGTAAAGCCAAGAGATTACAGAATTTCAGTTCCAAAGTCAATGAGAAGAGTTGCTATGAAATCAGCTCTTACAAGTAAAGTACAGGAACAAGAATTAGTTGTTTTAGATAATTTAGAATTAGAAGTTCCAAAGACTAAAGAAATGGTAAAATTACTTAATGTATTTGGTGCTAAGAAAACTTTAATAATTACAAAAGAATCAAATCAGAATGTATATAGATCAGCAAGAAATATACAGGGTATATCAGTATTACCAGTAAACAACATAAATGTTTATGACCTATTAAAATATGATAAACTTATAATTACTAAAGAAGCTGTATCACAAATTGAGGAGGTGTATGCATAA
- the rpsQ gene encoding 30S ribosomal protein S17 — protein sequence MERANRKTRIGRVVSDKMDKTIVVAVETKVRHPLYGKTINRTTKFKTHDEKNEAKLNDRVLIMETRPLSKDKRWRLVEIVEKAK from the coding sequence GTGGAAAGAGCTAATAGAAAGACAAGAATAGGAAGAGTTGTATCTGATAAGATGGATAAAACTATAGTAGTTGCTGTTGAAACAAAAGTACGTCATCCGCTATATGGAAAAACAATTAATAGAACTACTAAGTTCAAAACTCATGATGAAAAAAATGAAGCAAAACTTAATGATAGAGTTTTAATAATGGAAACTAGACCATTATCAAAAGATAAAAGATGGAGACTTGTAGAAATAGTAGAAAAAGCTAAATAG
- the rplX gene encoding 50S ribosomal protein L24: protein MIKLHVRKKDKVMVISGKDKGKIGEVLSVIPKKGKVVVKDVNIVSKHQKPNKANMQGGIIKKEAPIYSSKVMLYCDKCKSVTRISHKILEDGSKVRVCKKCGETF, encoded by the coding sequence ATAATTAAGTTACATGTAAGAAAAAAAGACAAAGTAATGGTTATTTCTGGTAAAGATAAAGGAAAAATAGGTGAAGTTCTTAGCGTTATTCCTAAAAAAGGCAAAGTTGTTGTTAAAGATGTAAACATAGTATCAAAACATCAGAAACCAAACAAAGCTAATATGCAGGGAGGAATAATTAAAAAGGAAGCTCCTATTTATAGTTCAAAAGTGATGTTATATTGTGACAAATGTAAATCTGTTACAAGAATAAGCCATAAGATTTTAGAAGATGGAAGCAAAGTTAGAGTATGTAAAAAGTGCGGAGAAACATTCTAA
- the rplC gene encoding 50S ribosomal protein L3, with protein MKKGILGKKLGMTQIFDENGKIVPVTVIEAGPCLVVQKKTVEKDGYNAVQVGFADVREKLLNKPMKGHFAKAGAGLKKFVREFKVEDIDSYEVGQEIKADVFEAGEKVDVSGVSKGKGFQGTIKRWNAHRGPMSHGSKFHRAVGSMGAASDPSRTFKSKRMPGHMGHVNTTVLNIQVAKVMPEKNIILIKGGVPGPNKGFVVIKNTVKA; from the coding sequence ATGAAAAAAGGTATACTAGGAAAAAAACTTGGTATGACTCAGATATTTGACGAAAATGGTAAAATAGTTCCTGTTACAGTAATCGAAGCAGGTCCTTGCTTAGTTGTTCAAAAGAAAACTGTAGAAAAAGATGGTTACAATGCTGTGCAAGTTGGATTTGCAGATGTAAGGGAAAAACTCTTAAACAAACCAATGAAAGGACACTTTGCAAAAGCAGGTGCTGGTCTTAAGAAGTTTGTAAGAGAATTTAAAGTTGAAGATATAGATAGCTACGAAGTTGGTCAGGAAATAAAAGCTGATGTATTCGAAGCTGGAGAAAAAGTAGATGTATCAGGAGTTTCAAAAGGTAAGGGATTCCAAGGTACAATAAAGAGATGGAATGCACACAGAGGTCCTATGTCTCACGGTTCTAAATTCCATAGAGCAGTTGGATCAATGGGAGCAGCATCAGATCCATCAAGAACATTTAAAAGTAAGAGAATGCCAGGACACATGGGTCATGTAAATACAACAGTATTAAATATACAAGTTGCAAAAGTTATGCCGGAAAAAAATATTATCTTAATAAAAGGCGGAGTACCGGGACCTAATAAAGGATTTGTAGTAATAAAAAATACAGTTAAAGCCTAA
- the rpsJ gene encoding 30S ribosomal protein S10, translating into MAKQKIRIRLKAFDHNILDQSSEKIVETAKTTGAKVAGPVPLPTEKDVVTILRAPHKYKDSREQFEIRTHKRLIDIISPSPKTVDALMRLDLPAGVDIEIKL; encoded by the coding sequence ATGGCAAAGCAAAAAATTAGAATAAGGTTAAAGGCTTTTGATCATAATATCTTGGATCAATCGTCAGAAAAAATTGTAGAAACTGCAAAAACTACAGGAGCTAAGGTAGCAGGTCCAGTTCCACTGCCAACAGAAAAAGATGTTGTAACAATATTGAGAGCTCCACACAAATATAAAGATTCAAGAGAGCAGTTTGAAATAAGGACTCATAAAAGATTAATAGATATAATAAGTCCTTCACCAAAAACTGTTGATGCATTGATGAGGCTTGATTTACCAGCAGGTGTTGACATTGAAATAAAATTATAA
- the rpmC gene encoding 50S ribosomal protein L29: protein MKAKELQELKQSSAQDLQAKLGDLKSELFNLRFQLATGQLENPMRIREVKKSIAQIKTILREEELRAFEQ, encoded by the coding sequence ATGAAGGCTAAAGAATTGCAAGAATTAAAACAAAGCAGCGCCCAGGATTTACAAGCAAAGTTAGGCGATCTTAAATCAGAATTGTTTAATTTAAGATTTCAGCTAGCTACAGGTCAATTGGAAAACCCAATGAGAATAAGAGAAGTAAAAAAGTCCATAGCCCAAATTAAGACCATCCTCAGAGAAGAAGAGTTAAGGGCATTTGAACAGTAG
- the rplB gene encoding 50S ribosomal protein L2 produces MAIKGFKPTTASRRQMTVSTFEEITTSVPERSLLVALKRTGGRNANGKITVRHIGGGAKQKYRVIDFKRTKDGIPAKVATIEYDPNRSAYIALVVYTDGEKRYIIAPNGLKVGDVLVSGPDADIKVGNCLPIRNIPVGTTIHNIELSAGKGAQLVRSAGSSAQLMAKEGNYATLRLPSGEMRYVRIECRATIGTVSNLTHEIVNLGKAGRKRHLGVRPTVRGSVMNPNDHPHGGGEGKAPVGHPGPLTPWGKPALGYKTRKHKKYSDGFIVKRRNDK; encoded by the coding sequence ATGGCAATTAAAGGATTTAAGCCTACAACCGCTTCAAGAAGACAGATGACAGTTAGTACATTTGAGGAAATAACTACAAGTGTACCTGAAAGATCTCTTCTTGTTGCATTAAAAAGAACAGGTGGTAGGAATGCAAATGGAAAAATAACTGTTCGTCATATTGGCGGCGGTGCAAAACAAAAATATAGAGTTATAGATTTTAAGAGAACAAAAGATGGTATACCAGCAAAAGTAGCTACAATAGAATATGATCCAAATAGATCAGCTTACATAGCACTTGTAGTATATACTGATGGGGAGAAGAGATACATTATAGCTCCAAATGGCTTAAAAGTTGGAGATGTTTTAGTATCAGGACCAGATGCGGATATAAAGGTAGGAAATTGTCTCCCAATAAGAAACATACCAGTTGGTACAACAATTCACAATATAGAGCTGTCAGCAGGCAAAGGAGCTCAACTTGTTAGATCTGCAGGAAGTTCAGCACAACTTATGGCTAAAGAAGGAAATTATGCTACATTAAGATTACCAAGTGGAGAAATGAGATATGTTAGAATAGAATGCAGAGCAACTATCGGAACAGTTTCAAATCTAACACACGAGATTGTAAACCTAGGTAAAGCAGGAAGAAAGAGACACCTTGGAGTTAGACCAACAGTTAGAGGTTCTGTCATGAACCCTAATGACCATCCACACGGTGGTGGTGAAGGTAAGGCGCCTGTTGGACACCCAGGTCCACTTACTCCATGGGGTAAACCAGCACTTGGATATAAGACTAGAAAACATAAGAAATATTCAGATGGATTTATTGTTAAGAGAAGAAATGATAAGTAG
- the rpsS gene encoding 30S ribosomal protein S19: MSRSVKKGPFVHEGLLKKINEMNKSGQKKVVKTWSRSSTIFPQMIGHTIAVHDGRKHVPVYISEDMVGHKLGEFVLTRTFKGHADKTEKTSSVK, translated from the coding sequence GTGAGTAGATCAGTTAAAAAAGGACCTTTTGTCCATGAAGGACTTTTAAAGAAAATAAATGAAATGAATAAAAGCGGTCAGAAGAAGGTTGTAAAGACTTGGTCAAGAAGTTCAACTATATTTCCACAAATGATAGGTCATACAATTGCAGTACATGATGGAAGAAAACATGTGCCTGTATATATATCAGAGGATATGGTAGGACATAAATTAGGAGAATTTGTTTTAACTAGAACATTCAAAGGACACGCAGATAAAACTGAAAAGACATCTTCTGTAAAATAA
- the rplE gene encoding 50S ribosomal protein L5, producing MNVRLQEKYDKEIIPAMTSKFEYKNIMEVPKLEKIVINMGVSEAKENVRALEAAAADLATITGQKPILTRAKKSIANFKIRENMPIGCKVTLRREKMYEFADKLMNVALPRVRDFRGVSDKSFDGRGNYSLGIKEQLIFPEIEYDKIDKVRGMDIIFVTTAKTDEEARELLRSLGMPFTQK from the coding sequence ATGAATGTAAGATTACAAGAAAAGTATGATAAAGAGATAATTCCAGCTATGACAAGCAAGTTTGAATATAAAAACATAATGGAAGTACCAAAGTTAGAAAAAATAGTTATAAATATGGGCGTTAGTGAAGCTAAGGAAAATGTAAGAGCTTTAGAAGCAGCAGCAGCAGACTTAGCAACAATAACAGGACAAAAACCAATTTTAACTAGAGCAAAAAAATCAATTGCCAACTTTAAAATCAGAGAAAACATGCCAATAGGCTGCAAAGTTACATTAAGAAGAGAAAAAATGTATGAATTTGCAGATAAATTAATGAATGTTGCACTACCAAGAGTTAGAGACTTTAGAGGAGTTTCAGATAAGTCTTTTGATGGAAGAGGAAACTATTCATTAGGAATTAAGGAACAATTAATATTCCCTGAAATTGAATATGATAAGATTGACAAAGTAAGAGGTATGGATATAATATTTGTTACTACTGCAAAGACTGATGAAGAGGCAAGGGAATTATTAAGATCCCTGGGAATGCCATTCACTCAGAAATAA
- the rplW gene encoding 50S ribosomal protein L23 → MKLTNYDIIRRPIVTEKSMASMSDRKYTFVVDIHANKSMVKKAVEDVFGVKVQEVKTARYIGKNKRVGVHLGKRPDYKKAIVKLTPDSKGIEFFEGM, encoded by the coding sequence ATGAAATTAACTAATTATGATATCATAAGAAGACCAATTGTAACTGAAAAAAGTATGGCCTCAATGAGTGATAGGAAATACACCTTTGTAGTTGATATACATGCTAATAAATCTATGGTAAAAAAAGCGGTAGAAGATGTATTTGGAGTAAAAGTACAAGAAGTTAAAACTGCAAGATACATAGGTAAGAATAAAAGAGTAGGTGTACATTTAGGAAAGAGACCAGATTATAAAAAGGCAATTGTTAAATTGACACCAGATAGTAAGGGCATAGAGTTCTTTGAAGGAATGTAA
- the rplP gene encoding 50S ribosomal protein L16, giving the protein MLMPKRVKHRKVQRGRMRGKATRGNFIAYGDFALQATECGWITNNQIEAARVAINRYVKRGGKLWIKIFPDKPVTEKPAETRMGSGKGSPEYWVSVVKPGRVLFEMAGVSEVVAREAMRLASHKLPIKTKFITKKDFKEMGGETNEG; this is encoded by the coding sequence ATGTTAATGCCTAAAAGAGTAAAGCATCGTAAAGTTCAACGTGGTAGAATGAGAGGCAAGGCTACAAGAGGTAATTTCATAGCATATGGTGATTTTGCACTTCAAGCTACTGAATGTGGATGGATTACTAATAATCAGATAGAAGCAGCCAGAGTAGCTATAAATAGATACGTAAAAAGAGGAGGAAAACTTTGGATAAAGATTTTCCCAGATAAGCCAGTAACTGAAAAGCCAGCTGAAACTCGTATGGGTTCTGGTAAAGGTTCACCAGAATATTGGGTATCAGTTGTAAAGCCAGGAAGAGTTCTATTCGAAATGGCAGGTGTTAGTGAAGTTGTTGCAAGAGAAGCTATGAGACTTGCATCACATAAGCTACCTATAAAAACTAAGTTTATAACTAAGAAAGATTTTAAAGAAATGGGTGGTGAAACCAATGAAGGCTAA